The following are from one region of the Gemmatimonadaceae bacterium genome:
- a CDS encoding MoxR family ATPase translates to MAASPTSTHPGQETQDAAALIAAAQSMRAEVARRIVGQEAALDEILLAIVAGGHALLVGVPGLAKTMMVRSVSEAMQLAFRRIQFTPDLVPSDITGTELLEEDTATGHRSFRFVRGPIFANIVLADEINRAPPRTQAALLEAMQEYRVTAAGQTMPLPAPFFVLATQNPIEQEGTYPLPEAQLDRFLFDIRVDYPGEDDEVGILRSTTGAAAAPLTPVLDALQVRALQQMAREVPASDTVLRYAAQLVRATRPGDPRAPGLVTKYVRWGAGPRAGQALILGAKAHALLAGRVAVSPADVQRVALPVLRHRVLPNYAAEADGVASDAIVQELVARIEPPRGAVPR, encoded by the coding sequence ATGGCAGCCTCCCCGACCAGCACGCACCCGGGCCAGGAGACACAGGATGCCGCGGCGCTGATCGCCGCCGCGCAGTCGATGCGCGCCGAGGTGGCCCGACGCATCGTGGGGCAGGAGGCGGCGCTGGACGAGATCCTGCTCGCGATCGTGGCCGGCGGGCATGCGCTGCTCGTCGGCGTACCGGGCCTGGCCAAGACGATGATGGTCCGCAGCGTGTCGGAGGCGATGCAGCTGGCCTTCCGCCGCATCCAGTTCACGCCCGATCTGGTGCCGAGTGACATCACCGGCACCGAGCTGCTGGAGGAGGACACAGCCACCGGGCACCGCAGCTTCCGCTTCGTGCGCGGCCCGATCTTCGCCAACATCGTGCTCGCCGACGAGATCAACCGCGCCCCGCCGCGCACCCAGGCGGCGCTGCTGGAGGCGATGCAGGAGTACCGGGTGACCGCGGCCGGCCAGACCATGCCACTGCCGGCGCCGTTCTTCGTGCTCGCCACGCAGAATCCGATCGAGCAGGAGGGCACGTACCCGCTCCCCGAGGCGCAGCTCGACCGCTTCCTCTTCGACATCCGCGTGGACTACCCGGGTGAGGACGACGAGGTGGGCATCCTGCGCAGCACCACCGGTGCGGCCGCCGCACCGCTCACGCCGGTGCTCGACGCGCTGCAGGTGCGTGCGCTGCAGCAGATGGCGCGTGAGGTGCCGGCCTCCGACACGGTGCTGCGCTACGCCGCACAGCTGGTGCGCGCCACCCGCCCGGGCGACCCGCGGGCCCCCGGGCTGGTGACGAAGTACGTGCGCTGGGGCGCCGGTCCGCGTGCGGGCCAGGCGCTCATCCTGGGCGCGAAGGCCCATGCGCTGCTGGCTGGCCGCGTGGCGGTGTCGCCGGCCGACGTGCAGCGGGTGGCGCTGCCGGTGCTGCGACACCGCGTGCTGCCGAACTACGCCGCCGAGGCGGACGGCGTGGCGTCGGATGCGATCGTGCAGGAACTGGTGGCGCGCATCGAGCCGCCACGCGGCGCCGTACCGCGCTGA
- a CDS encoding DUF58 domain-containing protein codes for MAPSGLHEYGALLDAVRGARWTARLRPRTTNVGAHQARRIGPNVEVTEYRPYRQGDDPRRLDWKLLARTDRAYVRLAPDVATSPTLLLLDASASMGAALGGEAKWRMARMLCIGLAAVARSAGDPIGLVIAHGSGTRRIPPRSRGDVVREMIRVVDAVTPAGSPPLAPMLDGLRGVERIVVVSDLLGDADALLARSASLVARGVEVITAHVVARAELSIGVDRAVAVDPEDAALRRPLSRGTSRAYDAAFGDFRRTMRNRWLGTGGRYLEVVDDQPPADAVRSMLRAASGSGVVA; via the coding sequence ATGGCGCCGTCGGGGTTGCACGAATACGGCGCACTGCTGGATGCGGTGCGCGGCGCGCGCTGGACGGCGCGTCTCCGTCCGCGCACCACCAACGTCGGTGCGCACCAGGCGCGCCGCATCGGGCCGAACGTCGAGGTCACGGAGTACCGGCCCTACCGGCAGGGCGACGATCCGCGCCGGCTGGACTGGAAGCTGCTCGCGCGCACCGATCGCGCCTACGTGCGCCTCGCGCCCGACGTCGCCACCTCACCCACGTTGCTGCTCCTCGATGCCTCGGCGTCGATGGGCGCGGCACTCGGTGGCGAGGCGAAGTGGCGGATGGCGCGGATGCTCTGCATCGGACTCGCCGCAGTGGCGCGCAGTGCCGGTGACCCCATCGGCCTCGTGATCGCACACGGGAGTGGCACGCGGCGCATCCCGCCACGATCGCGCGGCGACGTGGTGCGCGAGATGATCCGCGTGGTGGATGCGGTGACGCCCGCCGGGTCGCCGCCGCTGGCGCCGATGCTCGACGGGCTGCGCGGCGTGGAACGGATCGTGGTCGTCTCGGACCTGCTGGGCGACGCCGATGCGTTGCTGGCGCGCAGCGCGTCGCTGGTGGCCCGCGGTGTGGAGGTCATCACCGCGCACGTCGTCGCGCGAGCCGAGCTCTCGATCGGCGTCGATCGTGCCGTGGCGGTGGATCCCGAGGATGCCGCGCTGCGACGGCCGCTGTCGCGCGGCACGTCACGGGCGTACGACGCGGCGTTCGGCGACTTCCGCCGCACGATGCGCAACCGCTGGCTCGGCACCGGCGGGCGCTACCTCGAGGTGGTGGACGACCAGCCGCCGGCCGACGCCGTGCGGTCGATGCTCCGGGCGGCGTCGGGCAGTGGAGTTGTGGCATGA